One stretch of Streptomyces hygroscopicus DNA includes these proteins:
- a CDS encoding putative HTH-type transcriptional regulator: MSAIFERELFGGFTTAQLAAADTPALSSSLQALLEQVRGDDPEALPPPADALLLSAWGHMHGLVVLEVFGHTSFIGDHQAEIFRMAMLRLLEDIHARIPALVDTPRSADG; the protein is encoded by the coding sequence ATGAGCGCGATCTTCGAGCGCGAGTTGTTCGGTGGGTTCACCACGGCGCAACTCGCCGCGGCCGACACCCCCGCGCTCTCGTCCTCGCTCCAGGCACTCCTGGAACAGGTGCGAGGGGACGACCCGGAAGCGCTGCCGCCGCCCGCGGACGCTCTTCTGCTGAGCGCGTGGGGACATATGCACGGCCTCGTCGTACTGGAGGTGTTCGGGCACACCTCCTTCATCGGAGACCACCAGGCCGAGATCTTCCGCATGGCCATGCTGAGGTTGCTCGAGGACATCCACGCCCGGATCCCCGCACTCGTGGACACGCCGCGTTCGGCCGACGGCTGA